The following are encoded together in the Pedobacter steynii genome:
- a CDS encoding penicillin acylase family protein, producing the protein MMNKIKALICIVIPILLAYALNTKFGNTPPILKFLNPFTGFWQNAENATVKSRKSLVLKETIANVNIAFDDRMIPHIFAQNDHDVYYAQGYVTAKHRLWQMDFQTRFAAGRLSEVVGRKAIEVDRYQRRMGMVYGAEKSLDGMMADPKSKEMILAYTAGINAYIHSLSAAKLPVEYKILDFTPEDWTPLKCALLLKQMSAILAMGSDEFYMTNIRKKFGTEVVKDLFPDYPFKEDPIIPVGTKWDFQPLPVPTPPSSFTEVLTGSVKTKQKEEGIGSNNWALSGAKTLSGAPILSNDPHLDLTLPSIWYQIQLHAPGLNSYGVSLPGAPGIIIGFNQNIAWGVTNVAADVLDFYQIKFKDNTHKSYWYNNQWKNTTTRLEKIEIKGEKPETDTVYYTHHGPVVYLQKPTGYAKAKNVPVGHALRWVAHEKSSELKTFYLLNRGKNYDDYRKALTYFTAPAQNFIFASADNDIAITANGKFPLKWKDQGKFILDGTDPKNDWQGWIPPAHNPTVKNPPRGFVSSANQSSTDPSYPYYINWEFSPYERGKRINDRLTAMTKATTDSIRLMQTDTYSIFAQNILPAILGLVDHSKLNATQKEAFRITSEWNKFYEAKSLAASIFDLWTKRLQSNIWEDEFTVDDVPMRFPSRDRSLQLVLKEPNSKWIDNIHTPAKETLADLVNEAFKYTCDSLERKYGAIGKKWEWANVKHTNVPHLAKIPGFGSKTLLIGGGKMTIDALSESNGPSWRMVIELGKNPKGHGVFPGGQSGNPGSRFYDDMIDTWAAGKLYDLYFMQSPNDPNAKIISQLKITKK; encoded by the coding sequence ATGATGAATAAAATAAAAGCCCTGATTTGCATTGTAATCCCGATCCTGTTAGCTTATGCATTGAATACAAAATTCGGAAACACACCTCCCATATTAAAGTTTCTTAACCCCTTTACCGGATTCTGGCAAAATGCCGAGAATGCTACCGTAAAATCACGTAAAAGTCTGGTGCTGAAAGAGACGATTGCCAATGTCAACATTGCATTTGACGATCGCATGATTCCTCATATTTTTGCCCAGAACGATCATGATGTTTATTATGCTCAGGGTTATGTAACTGCCAAACACAGATTATGGCAAATGGATTTTCAAACCCGATTTGCCGCCGGACGGTTATCCGAAGTAGTTGGAAGGAAAGCCATAGAGGTCGACAGGTATCAACGGAGAATGGGAATGGTATATGGAGCAGAAAAATCATTGGATGGAATGATGGCTGATCCTAAATCTAAAGAAATGATCCTTGCTTATACCGCTGGAATCAACGCCTATATCCACTCCTTATCTGCTGCAAAACTACCTGTCGAATATAAAATTTTAGACTTTACACCGGAAGACTGGACACCTTTAAAGTGTGCTTTATTGTTAAAGCAGATGTCGGCTATTCTGGCCATGGGATCTGATGAATTTTATATGACCAATATCCGAAAGAAATTTGGGACTGAGGTGGTAAAGGACCTTTTTCCTGATTATCCTTTCAAAGAAGATCCGATCATCCCGGTAGGAACAAAATGGGATTTCCAACCGCTTCCTGTTCCAACTCCTCCTTCCTCTTTCACCGAAGTGTTAACAGGATCAGTAAAGACTAAACAAAAAGAAGAAGGAATCGGAAGTAATAACTGGGCATTATCAGGGGCGAAGACCCTTTCAGGTGCGCCAATTTTATCTAATGATCCACATCTGGACCTCACCTTACCCTCTATCTGGTATCAGATCCAATTACATGCTCCCGGATTAAACTCCTATGGAGTATCTCTTCCCGGGGCTCCTGGAATTATTATAGGCTTTAACCAGAACATTGCATGGGGCGTAACCAATGTCGCTGCCGATGTTCTTGATTTTTATCAGATAAAATTTAAAGACAACACCCACAAAAGCTACTGGTATAACAACCAATGGAAAAATACCACTACCCGGCTTGAAAAAATTGAAATTAAAGGAGAGAAACCCGAAACTGATACTGTTTATTACACACATCATGGTCCTGTGGTATACCTGCAAAAGCCAACTGGTTATGCTAAGGCAAAAAATGTTCCGGTAGGTCACGCCCTTCGCTGGGTTGCACATGAAAAATCAAGTGAACTCAAAACCTTTTATCTGCTAAACCGCGGAAAAAATTACGACGATTACCGCAAGGCATTAACTTATTTTACTGCTCCTGCTCAAAACTTCATATTCGCCTCTGCAGACAATGACATTGCCATTACGGCAAATGGAAAATTTCCGTTAAAGTGGAAAGATCAGGGGAAATTTATTCTGGATGGAACAGATCCTAAAAATGATTGGCAGGGTTGGATTCCTCCAGCGCATAACCCTACTGTGAAGAATCCGCCAAGAGGTTTTGTCAGCTCAGCAAATCAATCCTCCACAGACCCCAGCTATCCCTATTATATCAACTGGGAATTTAGTCCTTATGAACGTGGGAAGAGAATTAATGACCGTTTAACTGCCATGACCAAGGCGACGACAGATAGTATCCGTTTAATGCAAACCGACACTTACAGCATTTTTGCTCAAAATATTCTACCCGCCATTTTAGGATTGGTAGACCATAGTAAATTGAATGCAACACAAAAAGAAGCCTTTCGCATCACTTCGGAGTGGAATAAATTCTACGAAGCAAAATCTTTAGCAGCCAGCATTTTTGACTTATGGACAAAGAGATTACAATCCAATATATGGGAAGATGAATTTACTGTTGATGATGTACCTATGCGCTTCCCATCCCGTGACCGCTCTCTCCAGTTGGTATTGAAGGAACCTAATTCAAAATGGATAGACAATATCCATACGCCGGCAAAAGAAACTCTGGCTGACCTGGTAAATGAAGCTTTCAAATATACTTGTGATAGCCTGGAAAGAAAATATGGAGCCATCGGCAAAAAATGGGAATGGGCCAATGTTAAACATACGAATGTGCCACATCTGGCAAAAATACCCGGATTCGGATCTAAAACACTCCTGATTGGCGGTGGAAAAATGACCATTGATGCTTTAAGTGAAAGCAATGGCCCATCCTGGAGAATGGTCATAGAATTAGGAAAAAACCCTAAAGGGCATGGGGTATTTCCTGGTGGACAGTCCGGCAATCCCGGAAGTCGTTTCTACGACGATATGATTGACACCTGGGCAGCAGGTAAATTGTATGATCTTTATTTCATGCAATCTCCAAATGATCCAAACGCCAAAATAATTTCTCAATTAAAAATAACCAAAAAATAA
- a CDS encoding TonB-dependent receptor: MIKTFTKAIFTFLLFFVTAAVAQAQNVVISGTVTDKLTKEPIPGVGITVKGTTAGTATDNAGKYNFSTSQKAPFTLVISYLGYISVEKQITGNTSNLDVELEQTAILGQEVVISASRTPEKILESPVSVERLGAAAIKEVAAPSFYDALNNMKGVEISTQSLTFKSINTRGFNSNGNTRFNQYVDGMDNQAPGLNFSVGNIVGVNDLDVDNVELLPGASSALYGAGGISGTMLITSKNPYDYQGASFQYKRGINHVNDNTSDTQPFNQLDVRMAKSWNNKFAVKGTFSFMQAEDWHANNFSNFDRAARQAKSGDRNSDPNYDGINSYGDEVSQNMRNVAQAVVNAGTSGFVQQALGLSGPPTAAQIAAFRSNPAGNAALMGFLSTDPRFRPFTAGLNTPGLLPDQNVSRTGYEEVNLVDYKTQSLKASGALHYRFTPTIEAVAQANWGTGTSVYTGSDRYSLRNFNIGQYKLELKGQDFFLKGYTTQERSGDSYISSILGSYINEKSKKSTDWFPQYVGNYVGARAVGANDAAAHAAARAAANQGRFEPGSAQYEAAKDEIMNTTIASTDFKKGIYGAKFNDKTNLYHYEGMYNFSNVLNNVVEFQLGSSYRIYQLRSGGTIFNDLNQKIDINEYGAFAQLGKKLFNDKVKLTVSGRYDKSTNFEGRFTPRVTGVFTVAPNNNIRLSYQTGYRNPTTQNQYIDLSVGGGSQRLIGGLPESLENYKLYTNKPYTDVSYRAFLASASAGAPNPALLQQYTFDAKGVVPESVQAYEVGYKGLLGPKFLIDAYAYYNMYKNFITAVDVYQGNADGSFTKFGVPVNATGEVKAYGAALGIDYLLGKFNLSGNVSYNEIGDLPSGYINDFNTPKYRYNLGLGNKEIIKNVGFNVAWRWQDKFYWNSSFASGEVPAYSTLDAQINLKVPSVNSMIKIGGSNVLNKYYFTSYGNPSVGALYYVSYTFNP, translated from the coding sequence ATGATCAAAACTTTTACAAAAGCAATCTTCACGTTTTTACTGTTCTTTGTTACTGCTGCAGTAGCACAAGCACAAAACGTCGTCATTAGTGGGACAGTGACCGATAAACTCACTAAAGAACCAATACCAGGTGTTGGGATTACAGTCAAAGGCACTACTGCAGGCACGGCTACTGATAACGCTGGAAAATATAATTTCAGTACTTCACAGAAAGCACCTTTTACATTAGTGATTTCTTATTTAGGTTATATTTCGGTTGAAAAGCAAATTACCGGAAATACGTCTAATTTAGATGTGGAGCTGGAACAAACTGCAATTCTGGGACAGGAAGTTGTTATTTCTGCGTCGAGAACTCCTGAAAAGATTCTGGAATCGCCGGTATCTGTGGAGCGGTTGGGCGCTGCTGCAATTAAAGAGGTCGCAGCACCTTCTTTTTATGATGCATTGAACAATATGAAAGGGGTGGAAATCAGCACTCAGAGTTTAACCTTTAAATCTATCAATACCAGAGGTTTTAACTCAAATGGAAATACCAGATTTAATCAATATGTAGATGGGATGGATAATCAGGCTCCCGGCCTGAATTTCTCTGTTGGTAATATTGTTGGGGTAAATGATCTTGATGTAGACAATGTTGAGTTATTACCGGGTGCTTCTTCTGCTTTATATGGTGCGGGGGGGATCAGTGGTACGATGTTGATCACTTCTAAAAATCCTTATGATTATCAAGGTGCAAGTTTTCAGTACAAAAGAGGAATTAACCATGTGAATGACAATACCAGCGATACGCAGCCATTTAATCAGCTGGATGTGCGTATGGCAAAATCATGGAACAATAAATTTGCTGTTAAAGGTACTTTCTCCTTTATGCAGGCCGAAGACTGGCATGCCAATAACTTCAGCAATTTTGACCGTGCTGCCCGCCAGGCTAAGTCTGGAGATAGAAACTCTGATCCCAATTATGATGGGATCAATAGTTATGGCGATGAAGTAAGTCAGAACATGAGAAATGTTGCTCAGGCTGTTGTTAATGCCGGTACTTCAGGTTTTGTACAGCAGGCATTAGGCTTATCCGGACCCCCAACAGCTGCTCAGATTGCTGCTTTCAGGTCTAATCCAGCTGGAAATGCGGCATTGATGGGCTTCCTAAGCACAGATCCACGGTTCAGACCATTCACTGCTGGTTTAAATACACCAGGGTTGCTGCCTGATCAGAATGTTTCCAGAACAGGGTATGAGGAGGTAAATCTGGTTGATTATAAAACTCAGTCGTTGAAAGCTTCCGGCGCTTTACATTATAGATTTACCCCTACAATAGAGGCGGTGGCTCAGGCGAACTGGGGAACGGGAACTTCTGTGTATACCGGCTCAGATCGTTATTCGTTGCGTAATTTTAACATCGGACAATATAAACTGGAACTAAAAGGTCAGGATTTCTTCTTAAAGGGATATACTACTCAGGAGCGTTCCGGAGATTCTTATATTTCTTCTATTCTGGGTAGTTACATTAACGAGAAGTCAAAGAAATCAACAGATTGGTTTCCTCAGTATGTAGGAAATTATGTTGGTGCACGTGCTGTGGGGGCAAATGATGCAGCGGCGCATGCAGCGGCAAGAGCTGCTGCCAATCAGGGAAGATTTGAACCCGGATCAGCTCAATACGAGGCTGCTAAAGATGAAATCATGAATACAACCATCGCCAGTACTGACTTTAAAAAAGGCATTTATGGTGCTAAATTCAATGATAAAACCAATTTATACCACTATGAAGGAATGTACAACTTCAGTAATGTGTTGAATAATGTAGTGGAATTCCAGCTTGGTTCTTCTTACCGTATTTATCAATTGAGATCTGGCGGTACTATCTTTAATGATCTAAATCAAAAAATTGACATTAATGAATATGGTGCTTTTGCTCAATTGGGTAAGAAATTATTCAATGATAAAGTTAAGCTGACTGTGTCTGGTCGTTATGATAAAAGCACAAATTTTGAAGGTCGTTTTACTCCAAGGGTAACAGGAGTATTTACAGTTGCACCTAACAATAATATCCGTTTATCTTATCAGACAGGATACCGAAATCCTACTACACAAAATCAATATATAGATTTATCTGTTGGCGGAGGTTCTCAAAGATTAATAGGTGGATTACCTGAGAGTCTTGAAAACTATAAACTTTATACCAATAAGCCTTATACTGACGTGAGTTATCGTGCCTTCCTGGCTTCAGCTTCAGCAGGTGCACCGAATCCGGCATTATTGCAGCAATATACTTTCGATGCTAAGGGAGTTGTTCCGGAAAGTGTGCAGGCTTATGAAGTTGGTTACAAAGGGTTATTAGGACCTAAGTTCCTGATTGATGCTTATGCTTACTATAACATGTATAAAAACTTCATTACTGCTGTAGATGTTTATCAGGGTAATGCAGATGGTTCTTTCACTAAATTTGGTGTTCCTGTAAACGCTACCGGCGAGGTAAAAGCGTATGGTGCTGCCTTAGGAATAGATTATTTATTAGGTAAATTTAACCTGAGTGGTAACGTTTCTTATAATGAGATCGGCGATCTTCCTTCTGGTTATATCAATGATTTCAACACACCTAAATACCGTTATAACCTGGGATTGGGAAATAAAGAGATCATCAAAAACGTAGGTTTCAACGTAGCCTGGCGCTGGCAGGATAAATTCTATTGGAATTCATCCTTTGCTTCGGGAGAAGTTCCTGCTTACAGCACACTTGATGCACAAATCAACCTGAAAGTACCTTCAGTAAATTCTATGATTAAAATCGGCGGATCAAACGTGTTGAATAAATACTATTTCACTTCTTATGGTAATCCTTCTGTTGGAGCACTGTATTACGTGTCCTATACTTTTAATCCCTAG
- a CDS encoding glycoside hydrolase family 31 protein yields the protein MEEQNEHGKEIKNDGKIQEIVEETVQHLNNPVTDLKPIVKKYLSAVQKVKKDGNKFYFSDGDARVEIRVVSDEIIRVRLAPHGVFLDDFSYAVPVVDQKVTTFKMEEQDDYYAISTNTITCKIRKNDFHISFTENLSQMVMSEDESPMHWEENIEFGGYYVYATKKCLPEENFFGLGDKSGNMNLRGRHFQNWNTDAYSFGWDQDPLYRTIPFYLGVHQQAAYGIFFDNTFRSYFDFGKEDHQKTSFWADGGELQYYYIHGPHMMDVVKRYQTLTGTHPMPPKWALGYHQCRWSYYPEKKVKEIADGFRSRNIPCDAIYLDIDYMDGYRCFTWNKNYFPDPKRMIKELANDGFKTVVMIDPGIKVDDNYWVFKEGKENNYFCRRSDDYFMEGHVWPGRCQFPDFTNPTVREWWGNLYKELVDIGVAGVWNDMNEPAVFGAGTFPNDVRHNFDGYRGSHRKAHNVYGMQMVRSTYDGLKKLMRNKRPFTITRAGYSGMQRYGCVWTGDNVATWEHLKIGNIQCQRMSVSGVPFCGTDIGGFSGEPDAELFTRWIQLGTFSPFMRAHSAGDTAEREPWSFGEPYTSINRTYIELRYRLMPYLYSVFWEHHRYGFPILRPLVMLEQENVSNHFRQDEFTFGDKILVCPVLEQGATSRLVYLPKGKWYNFWTHEVLTGESEHNIQAALDHMPLFVRAGSVIPEYPVMQYVGEKNVDEVLLNIYYSDYEVNSFLYEDHGDTFAYEQDIYSEKKFSVKGDKKRLTIEQGVDGLYTPNYELYNYNIIGVPFKVSKITVDEKDVTDFYMDERNCLRFKSNKNFMTIKVYGE from the coding sequence ATGGAAGAACAAAACGAACACGGGAAAGAAATAAAGAATGATGGCAAAATTCAGGAAATTGTTGAAGAGACAGTACAACATTTAAATAATCCTGTTACTGACCTCAAGCCTATTGTTAAGAAATACCTCTCAGCAGTGCAAAAGGTTAAGAAAGATGGAAATAAGTTTTATTTTTCCGATGGTGATGCAAGGGTTGAGATCAGAGTGGTGAGTGATGAGATCATTCGGGTCAGACTGGCACCGCATGGTGTTTTTTTGGATGATTTTTCTTATGCCGTTCCGGTAGTCGATCAGAAGGTAACTACTTTTAAGATGGAAGAGCAGGATGATTATTATGCGATCTCCACCAATACGATTACCTGCAAGATTAGAAAGAACGATTTTCACATCTCTTTTACGGAAAACCTAAGCCAGATGGTTATGAGCGAAGATGAATCGCCAATGCACTGGGAAGAAAATATAGAATTTGGGGGCTATTATGTTTATGCCACAAAAAAATGCCTGCCTGAAGAAAATTTCTTTGGTTTAGGTGATAAGTCAGGAAATATGAACCTTCGGGGACGTCATTTTCAGAACTGGAATACAGATGCTTATTCTTTTGGATGGGATCAGGATCCTCTGTACAGGACTATTCCCTTTTATCTGGGGGTGCATCAACAGGCTGCATATGGAATTTTCTTTGACAATACGTTTCGCTCTTATTTTGATTTTGGAAAAGAAGACCATCAAAAGACCAGTTTCTGGGCTGATGGAGGAGAACTGCAATACTATTACATTCATGGTCCACACATGATGGATGTGGTAAAAAGATACCAGACGCTTACAGGTACCCACCCTATGCCTCCTAAATGGGCACTGGGATATCACCAATGCCGTTGGAGTTATTATCCTGAAAAGAAGGTGAAAGAAATTGCCGATGGATTCAGGTCCAGAAATATCCCATGTGATGCAATCTATCTGGATATTGATTATATGGATGGTTACCGTTGCTTTACCTGGAATAAGAACTATTTCCCGGATCCTAAAAGAATGATTAAGGAACTGGCTAATGATGGTTTTAAAACTGTTGTCATGATTGATCCGGGAATTAAAGTGGACGATAATTACTGGGTATTTAAAGAAGGTAAGGAGAACAATTATTTCTGCAGAAGGAGTGATGATTACTTTATGGAAGGTCATGTTTGGCCGGGAAGATGCCAGTTCCCGGATTTTACCAATCCAACAGTAAGAGAGTGGTGGGGAAATCTATATAAGGAGCTGGTAGATATTGGTGTGGCTGGTGTATGGAATGACATGAATGAGCCGGCTGTATTTGGTGCAGGAACATTTCCTAATGATGTAAGGCATAATTTTGATGGCTATCGCGGATCACATCGTAAAGCGCACAATGTATACGGAATGCAGATGGTACGTTCTACTTACGACGGCTTGAAAAAACTCATGCGTAATAAACGTCCTTTTACCATTACGCGTGCCGGCTACTCCGGAATGCAAAGGTATGGTTGTGTATGGACAGGTGATAATGTGGCAACCTGGGAACATTTAAAAATTGGAAATATCCAGTGTCAGCGAATGTCGGTTTCAGGAGTTCCTTTCTGTGGAACTGACATCGGAGGCTTTAGCGGAGAACCAGATGCAGAATTGTTTACCCGATGGATTCAACTCGGTACTTTCTCCCCGTTTATGCGTGCGCACTCTGCCGGAGATACAGCCGAAAGAGAACCATGGAGCTTCGGTGAGCCCTATACCAGTATCAACAGAACATATATCGAGCTTCGGTATCGTTTAATGCCTTATTTATATTCTGTTTTCTGGGAGCATCACCGTTATGGGTTTCCAATCCTTAGACCTTTAGTTATGCTTGAACAGGAAAATGTGAGCAATCACTTCCGTCAGGATGAATTTACCTTTGGGGATAAAATCCTGGTTTGCCCGGTTTTGGAACAAGGAGCTACTTCACGCCTGGTGTATCTGCCCAAAGGGAAATGGTACAACTTTTGGACACATGAGGTCCTGACTGGTGAAAGCGAACATAATATTCAGGCAGCATTGGATCATATGCCTTTATTTGTACGTGCCGGATCTGTGATTCCTGAATATCCGGTAATGCAATATGTAGGAGAGAAAAATGTAGATGAAGTATTATTGAATATCTATTATTCTGATTATGAGGTGAATTCTTTCCTTTACGAAGATCATGGCGATACTTTTGCTTATGAACAGGATATCTATTCCGAGAAAAAATTCAGCGTTAAAGGGGATAAAAAAAGATTGACCATTGAGCAGGGAGTGGACGGACTTTATACACCTAATTATGAACTGTACAATTATAACATTATAGGGGTTCCTTTTAAAGTGAGTAAAATCACCGTAGATGAGAAGGACGTGACAGACTTTTATATGGATGAGCGCAATTGTTTACGCTTTAAGTCCAATAAGAATTTTATGACAATTAAGGTATACGGTGAATAA